Genomic window (Pseudomonadota bacterium):
CTGTTCGGCGGCGCCGGAGTAGGCAAGACCGTGCTGATCATGGAGCTGATCAATAACGTGGCCAAGGCGCACGGCGGCTATTCCGTGTTCGCCGGGGTGGGTGAGCGGACCCGTGAAGGGAACGACCTGTACCACGAAATGCTGGACTCGGGCGTTATTAAAAAGGACGGTCCGGGATCCAAGGCGGCACTGGTGTACGGCCAGATGAACGAGCCGCCGGGAGCGCGCGCGCGCGTGGCGCTGACCGGCCTCACCATGGCCGAATACTTTCGCGACGATGAAGGCCAGGACGTGCTGTTCTTCGTGGACAACATCTTCCGCTTTACCCAGGCGGGCGCTGAAGTGTCAGCACTGCTGGGTCGCATTCCCTCCGCCGTCGGTTACCAGCCCACGCTGGCTACCGACATGGGCGCACTGCAGGAACGGATTACTTCTACCAGAAAGGGCTCGATCACATCAGTGCAGGCCATCTACGTGCCTGCGGACGACCTGACCGACCCGGCCCCGGCCACGTCCTTCGCCCACCTGGATGCCACCACCGTTCTGTCCCGCCAGATCGCCGAGCTGGGCATCTATCCCGCCGTGGACCCGCTGGATTCCACCAGCCGCATCCTGGATCCGCGCGTGGTGGGGGATGAGCACTACAAGGTCGCCCGCGACGTGCAGAAAGTGCTGCAGCAGTACAAGTCACTGCAGGACATCATCGCGATCCTGGGCATGGACGAGCTGTCCGAGGACGACAAGCTGACCGTGGCCCGCGCCCGCAAGATCCAGCGCTTCCTGTCCCAGCCGTTCCACGTGGCCGAGGTGTTCACCGG
Coding sequences:
- the atpD gene encoding F0F1 ATP synthase subunit beta, which gives rise to MANKGKITQVLGAVVDVQFDGGLPAILNALTTDNHGQTLVMEVAQHLGESTVRAIAMDTTEGLVRGQDVLDTGKPITVPVGQGTLGRIVNVIGEPIDEKGPVKTDKTRAIHQDAPPFVEQSTEAQVLVTGIKVIDLLAPYARGGKIGLFGGAGVGKTVLIMELINNVAKAHGGYSVFAGVGERTREGNDLYHEMLDSGVIKKDGPGSKAALVYGQMNEPPGARARVALTGLTMAEYFRDDEGQDVLFFVDNIFRFTQAGAEVSALLGRIPSAVGYQPTLATDMGALQERITSTRKGSITSVQAIYVPADDLTDPAPATSFAHLDATTVLSRQIAELGIYPAVDPLDSTSRILDPRVVGDEHYKVARDVQKVLQQYKSLQDIIAILGMDELSEDDKLTVARARKIQRFLSQPFHVAEVFTG